The DNA segment CGATCGAGTAGCCCCAGATATGGTCACGACCGTTTTCAGCAATGATACGCTTCAGCACAGCGGCGATCGTCTCACTGTCGATATCGGTTTTTTTGGTGTCCGGCGACTTCAAATATCGGCTTCCTGTCTCAAACCAAGCGAGCCGCATATGGCACGTGCTTTCGCGGGTCTATAAAGAGTTAGGACGGTTTTGGCTAGATATGGCCTGTTGCACTGGTTAAGGCAGGTCATGGAGCCAAGCTTATTATAAGGTAAGGCCACTCCTCCAAAAAGGCGTCGCGTGGTCGCCGGTTCGATCCTCTCAACGACCGCGCCTGATCATCTGTTGCTGCCCCTTTGGTCAACGCCGCCAGCGGCGGCCGTCCGTCGCCAGGCCGAAATTGGCCGGCATGCGGGCGTAGGCCGAGAGGCCGGCGAGCGCGGCGAGCGGATGGGTCACCACATGCGTCGGGATCGACTTCATCAGCGCGCTATGCGGCGCCTTGTCTTCGAAAGCGGCGCGGAATTCCGGCTTCTGCAGCGCCGGCAGGATCTTTTGCGAAATGCCGCCGGCAAGGTAGACGCCGCCGCGCGCCATGAAGATCAAGGCGATGTCGCCGGCGACACGACCGAGATAGGTGGCGAACAGCGTCAACGTCTCTTCGGCCTGAGCGTTGGTGCCGGCGAGTGCGTGGGTGGTGATATCGGCCGGTTGCGTCAGCACGGGCTCAATGCCGTCAGCCTTGCAGATTGCGTGATAGAGATACTGCAGGCCGCGGCCGCAGAGGACCTGCTCGGCGGAGATGCGGCCCTCGATGGGCTCCAGGTGCGGCCAGATCTGAAAATCGCGCGCGCTGCGCGGCCCGAGATCGATATGTCCGCCTTCACCAGGCACCGGGATCCAGGTATGCTGGGCATGGATGAGGCCGGCAACGCCAAGGCCGGTGCCCGGCCCCAATACGGCACGCGATGCGATCATGCCTTCCGACGTTTCGCCGATGGTCTCGCGATGCTCCTCGGAAACACCGGCGATCGCCAGTGCCTGCGCTTCGAAATCATTGATGATCAGCACATCATCGAGGCCGAGATTTTCGATCATCGTCTTCGGGCGGATCACCCAGTCGCAATTGGTCAGCGGAATTTCGTCGCCCCGAACCGGCGCCGCAACGGCAAGGATCGCCGAGCGCGGCTGCACCGCCGTCTTGTCGAGGACGCCCTGCTGGATCGCCTCGTCGATCGTTTTGAAATCAGCGGTGTGCACGTTCGGGAAATGCTTCGGCTCGGCATAGACATCGACGAGGATGGAAAAGCGTGCGTTGGTTCCCCCGATATCGCCGATCAGGATAGGAAAGGGCAGGGGGGCTTCGCTGTGGCTGAGTTTGGGCATGGCCAGGTCCGTGGTCTGCCGCCGAGGCGGATTAATGGTTCAGTGTTTTGATCAGTCGTTCCGCGGTGGCTTCGTTGAGAGCCATGGGAATGTCGTAGAGAACGGCAAGCCGCGTCAATGCTTTCACGTCGACATCATGCGGCAAGGGGGTCATTGGGTCGATGAAGAAGATGAGCACATCGATCTCGCTGGTGGCGATCATGGCGCCGATCTGCTGATCACCGCCGAGCGGACCGCTCTTCATGCGGGTGACCTTAAGGCCGGGGCAGACATCGAGCACACGGCCGCCGGTCGTGCCCGTGGCAACGATATGCCAATCGGCCAGCGCATCCTGGTTGCGGCGTGCAAACTCCGCCATTGCATCCTTTTTCTGATCATGCGCGATCAGCGCGATGCATTTGCCGGCCATGAAACTCTCACTCCGCCCAAAACTTTTAATCGATTTATCCGCCTTCTATACCAAGAGACAGCCCTTTGAAAGACGGGCTTTTGAATGACGGGTCAAGCCGGCCGAACCGGCCCTGCCGCCCTTACTGTTGCGGAATGCTGTCCGGGGGAGTGCTGCCCGTATCGGCGCTGGAAACCGGCAGCGCGCCGGTCGCAGCGGTAGCATCGGCGGCCTTGGCGCCGAAGGTGGCGGCGCGGGCCGAGGCGACGGAAGGTTCATTCAGCACGGTCTGGCAGGCCTTCGGCAGATCGGAAACCATGACTTCGCGCGGCTTTGCCGGCGGCTTCGTGCTGGGCTTCGGCTTGGCCCAGGGCGCGGGTGTGAACCACCAGGCGAGCGACTTGTCGCAGCCGTCGCCGGCGGCAACGGGTGCCTGCGGCTTGCAGTTGGCCGAGCCTGCGGGGCAGCGGAGGCGGATATGGAAATGCGAGTCATGGCCATATTCCGGGCGCAGCTTGCCGAGATTGGTGCGGTCGCCGGTCCACGTGTCGCACATCTTCTTCTTGATCGCCGGATTGACGAAGATGCGCTCGACTTCGGGGTAGCTGGCGGCGCGCATCAGGAGGCGGGCATGCTCCGGCGTCCAGACCTTGTCGTTGATCGTCAGGAATTTGTCCTTCGCCAGCATCGAAGTGAACGGTAGGGTTTCGCGCTCGGCCGTTGTCAAAGCCCGCGATGGCATCGGCGTCAGCCAGACGTCGGCATCGAGGCCGATCTGATGCGAGGCGTGACCGTTGAACATCGGCCCGCCGCGTGGCTGCGAGATGTCGCCCACCAGGATACCCGGCCATCCGTCATATTTGGCCGCGTCGCGCGACAGGCGCTCGAGGAGTCCGATCATTTCCGGGCGGCCCCAGCGGCGGTTGCGCGACAGGCGCATGGCCTGCCAGGTCGGCCCGTCGGCCGGCAGCGCTTCGGCGCCGGAAAGGCAGCCCTTGGCATAAAAACCCAGCGATTGCGGCGGTCCCTGCGTCGGGAGTGTCACAGCCCCGAAAATCGCCTTGGCGCTGCCGGGTGACGGGGTTGCCTGCTGCGCCAGCGCATCGCCGCTGACGAGACCAGCCCCGATCGTTACGGCGAGGGAAAATTTGCTGAACACATTGAGGGTCCGAACCAGGAAAGAAATCATGTGGTTCCTTGAGAAGCTGCCGACGATGGCCGAAGTGATTTGCGGGTGAATCTACCTTGAAAAGCGATTTTGGTGAATCCGTGTTTTATCGCGCAAGGCTAATGCACCATCGCATATCGGCGCTCCGGAGCGCTAAGTGCATGATCAACCAGCCAGAATTTCCGACGTCTTGCGGATACGCGACAGCCGCGGCAACACCTTTGTGCAGGCGAAATCCTGCATTTCCTGCGACAAGGTCGTTACCGCATCCTCGGCGACGATGACGGCATAATTGGCCGCATAGGCGTCGCGAACGGTCGATTCGACGCCGAAATTGGTGGCGACACCGGTAAGGATGAGTGTTTTGATGCCGCGGCGGCGCAGTTGCAGATCGAGTTCGGTGCCGTAAAAGGCGCTCCATTGGCGCTTGACGATGGCGATATCGGGTATCAGCGCAGCGATTTCGGCGGGTGCCGCCAGAGCTGCCGGCGGCAAACCTCCCTCTGGAAAGCTGAAGCTTTCGTCCACGGGCTGGTTGACAGCGTCGGCATAGTCTGCGGAAAATCCAACCGTCACAAAGACTGTGGTTCCGCCGTCGGCTTTCAATTTCCTGGCGATGGCGGCTGTATTCTCGACGATCTGCTGCGCAGAGTGGGGTGCGAGCGGGCGGCTGAGAACCAGGCCCTGCAGATCGATGGAGACAAGTGCGGTGGTTTGGGGATCGTAAAGAGGCATCAGGGGGCTCCGGGGAAATATGAGGGTATCCTCACAATGACAAACATGAGCGAATCCTCGCAAAAATCAAGCGCGGAGCCGCAGACGCGTGTTCCGAAGCGCCGCCGCGGGCATGATCGCGTTGCCGTGCTCTTGGAAGCGGCTGCAAAAATCTTCGTTCAGAAGGGCTATGACGCGGCCACGATGACGGAGATCGCCGCCGAAGCGCGCTCGTCGATCGGCTCGCTCTATCAATTTTTTCCGACAAAGCCGCTGCTTGCCGAAGCGCTGCATATCGAGCGGCTGGAGCGGCTGAAAGCGGTGCTTCAGGACATCGCGGAAAAGAGCGGCGGCCTCTCGGCGGCCGACAGCGGCGAGGCAATCTTCGACAGGCTCGGCGCTTTCATCGAGGAGTTTCCGGAATTTCCGGTGCTTGCCACCCGCCGGGATGTGCCGAAGGACCGCAAGATGCGTTCGCGGGCCGAGCTGAAGGAGCTGATTTCCGCCATTCTGCGGCGAGCTGAGCCGCCAGTCACGGACGATGTCGCCCTGATGTCGGCGATCGTTCTCGAACTGCTGCGCATCGCCGTCGTTGCCGCCAACGAGCCGGAAGCGGCCGGCGACCGGCGCCTTGTCCGCGAATTGCGCCTAATGCTGCGCAAACGCCTTGAAGAGGCTGCCGCAAAAGCCTGATTTCATGAAGTGGCAATGGGCCGGTTTGCGAAGAGATGAGCAATCCGTCCTGTTTTTTGCCCGTATTTGGCCTATGCTTGATTCCAGTCAAATCACAGGGGATCATGAATGGCGTTGTCGCGGTTGAAAGCAGGCTTGGTTGCTTCTCTTTTCTGCCTGCTGGCCTTGCCGGCGCCATCCAACGCCGACGAGCCGCAATTCCGCATCGGCACGGCCATCCTCGGCGATCTGAAATACCAGCCCGGCTTCCAGCATTTCGACTACGTCAATCCGGACGCGCCGAAGGGCGGCGAGTTGAAGCTTTCCTCCAACGGCACCTTCGACACACTCAATCCGGTGCTGCTAAAAGGCAATCCGGCGTCGGGGCTCAGCCTTGTATTTGATACCCTGCTGAAGTCGGCCGACGACGAAATTTTCTCTTCCTACGGCCAGCTTGCCGAGGGCGTGTCCTATCCGGACGATGTCTCAAGCGCCACGTTCCGTTTGCGGACAGAGGCGAAATGGGCCGATGGAACGCCGGTCACCCCCGAGGACGTCATATTCAGCTTCGAAAAGTCGAAAGAACTCAATCCTTTCCTGACAAGCTATTATTCGCATGTAACGCGAGCCG comes from the Rhizobium sp. NXC24 genome and includes:
- a CDS encoding glucokinase, whose translation is MPKLSHSEAPLPFPILIGDIGGTNARFSILVDVYAEPKHFPNVHTADFKTIDEAIQQGVLDKTAVQPRSAILAVAAPVRGDEIPLTNCDWVIRPKTMIENLGLDDVLIINDFEAQALAIAGVSEEHRETIGETSEGMIASRAVLGPGTGLGVAGLIHAQHTWIPVPGEGGHIDLGPRSARDFQIWPHLEPIEGRISAEQVLCGRGLQYLYHAICKADGIEPVLTQPADITTHALAGTNAQAEETLTLFATYLGRVAGDIALIFMARGGVYLAGGISQKILPALQKPEFRAAFEDKAPHSALMKSIPTHVVTHPLAALAGLSAYARMPANFGLATDGRRWRR
- a CDS encoding methylglyoxal synthase, with product MAGKCIALIAHDQKKDAMAEFARRNQDALADWHIVATGTTGGRVLDVCPGLKVTRMKSGPLGGDQQIGAMIATSEIDVLIFFIDPMTPLPHDVDVKALTRLAVLYDIPMALNEATAERLIKTLNH
- the mepA gene encoding penicillin-insensitive murein endopeptidase, translating into MISFLVRTLNVFSKFSLAVTIGAGLVSGDALAQQATPSPGSAKAIFGAVTLPTQGPPQSLGFYAKGCLSGAEALPADGPTWQAMRLSRNRRWGRPEMIGLLERLSRDAAKYDGWPGILVGDISQPRGGPMFNGHASHQIGLDADVWLTPMPSRALTTAERETLPFTSMLAKDKFLTINDKVWTPEHARLLMRAASYPEVERIFVNPAIKKKMCDTWTGDRTNLGKLRPEYGHDSHFHIRLRCPAGSANCKPQAPVAAGDGCDKSLAWWFTPAPWAKPKPSTKPPAKPREVMVSDLPKACQTVLNEPSVASARAATFGAKAADATAATGALPVSSADTGSTPPDSIPQQ
- a CDS encoding hydrolase, which produces MPLYDPQTTALVSIDLQGLVLSRPLAPHSAQQIVENTAAIARKLKADGGTTVFVTVGFSADYADAVNQPVDESFSFPEGGLPPAALAAPAEIAALIPDIAIVKRQWSAFYGTELDLQLRRRGIKTLILTGVATNFGVESTVRDAYAANYAVIVAEDAVTTLSQEMQDFACTKVLPRLSRIRKTSEILAG
- a CDS encoding TetR/AcrR family transcriptional regulator; protein product: MTNMSESSQKSSAEPQTRVPKRRRGHDRVAVLLEAAAKIFVQKGYDAATMTEIAAEARSSIGSLYQFFPTKPLLAEALHIERLERLKAVLQDIAEKSGGLSAADSGEAIFDRLGAFIEEFPEFPVLATRRDVPKDRKMRSRAELKELISAILRRAEPPVTDDVALMSAIVLELLRIAVVAANEPEAAGDRRLVRELRLMLRKRLEEAAAKA